One segment of Scyliorhinus torazame isolate Kashiwa2021f chromosome 14, sScyTor2.1, whole genome shotgun sequence DNA contains the following:
- the LOC140390172 gene encoding uncharacterized protein, whose product MEEKPLKCELCDKSFSCLFHFRNHQRTHTGEKPFTCEVCSKSFSQSSHLHIHKRIHTGEKPFRCDVCEKAFTQLSNLQVHQTIHTGQKPFKCAFCDKAFSTSTEFLIHQSIHTGENPFKCELCDRAFTRSSALAQHRRSHTGEKPFTCELCNKSFSQSSTLRVHQRIHTGEKPFKCKVCKKSFSRQSKLREHEHLHTGEKPFKCEVCNKDFAQLTGLVKHRRIHTGEKKTFTCDVCKKDFEQLWGMLDHRRIHTAGKASELSD is encoded by the coding sequence ATGGAAGAGAAACCGTTGAAGTGTGAGTTGTGTGACAAATCCTTTTCGTGCTTATTCCATTTTCGTaatcaccaacgcactcacactggagagaaaccatttacATGTGAGGTTTGCAGCAAATCATTCTCGCAGTCATCACATCTCCACATTCAtaaacgcattcacacaggggagaagccattccGCTGTGACGTGTGTGAGAAAGCTTTCACACAGTTATCAAACCTCCAGGTCCATCAGACAATCCACACGGGGCAGAAACCCTTCAAGTGTGCATTTTGTGATAAAGCTTTCTCAACATCTACGGAGTTCCTGATACACCAgagcattcacacaggggagaatccCTTCAAGTGTGAGTTGTGTGACCGAGCCTTCACACGTTCATCGGCACTGGCAcaacatcgacgcagtcacactggggagaaaccattcacctgtgaATTGTGTAATAAATCATTCTCCCAATCATCGACCCTCCGTGTccaccaacgtattcacactggggagaaaccgttcaagTGTAAAGTGTGCAAGAAATCATTCTCCCGGCAATCGAAACTCCGTGAACACGAACATCTTCACACTGGTGAGAAGccattcaagtgtgaggtgtgtaaTAAGGACTTTGCTCAGTTAACAGGCCTGGTGAAGCACCggcgcattcacacaggggagaagaaaACATTCACCTGTGACGTGTGCAAGAAAGATTTTGAACAATTGTGGGGCATGTTGGATCACCGTCGTATTCACACAGCGGGGAAGGCAAGTGAGTTGAGTGACTAA